One Setaria viridis chromosome 5, Setaria_viridis_v4.0, whole genome shotgun sequence genomic region harbors:
- the LOC117856329 gene encoding uncharacterized protein — protein sequence MVVATRVLVPDRTWTTRLDRREPPPCEGSSSVRVRLFLSREYSSRRLAGGGHARTDHRDKCAGNGDQIFYVYDPALFLSYEATRRAVHGMLASMPLLRGVDISTDNWASCSALDAAATSMRDRARKDDDAGLGGGRYHFSLELAMEVTLVYIEPKAVVRACAETVMQVAEPASADHQCTICMDGFDNIGAGPTAPVNLPCSHPFHTHCITVWLFKGHSCPVCRHDLRGLVSAPWASQARKLGLKY from the coding sequence ATGGTGGTGGCGACCAGGGTGTTGGTCCCCGACCGTACCTGGACTACGAGGCTGGATCGCCgcgagccgccgccgtgcgAGGGGTCGTCGTCCGTGCGCGTCCGCCTCTTCCTGTCGCGGGAGTACTCGTCgcgccggctcgccggcggtggccaCGCCAGGACCGACCACCGCGACAAGTGCGCCGGGAACGGCGACCAGATCTTCTACGTGTACGACCcggccctcttcctctcctACGAGGCGACGCGGCGCGCCGTGCACGGCATGCTGGCGTCCATGCCCCTGCTGCGGGGGGTCGACATCTCCACGGACAACTGGGCCTCCTGCTCCGCCCTGGACGCGGCCGCCACGTCCATGCGCGACCGGGCTCGGAAGGACGACGAcgcggggctcggcggcggccgctacCACTTCTCCCTGGAGCTGGCGATGGAGGTCACCCTCGTGTACATCGAGCCCAAGGCGGTGGTGCGCGCTTGCGCCGAGACCGTCATGCAGGTCGCCGAGCCGGCCTCCGCCGACCACCAGTGCACCATATGCATGGACGGCTTCGACAACATCGGCGCCGGGCCGACGGCCCCCGTGAACCTGCCCTGCTCCCATCCCTTCCACACCCACTGCATCACCGTGTGGCTCTTCAAAGGCCACAGCTGCCCGGTGTGCCGCCATGACCTCAGAGGCCTCGTGTCGGCGCCATGGGCATCACAGGCGCGCAAGCTTGGACTGAAGTACTGA